In one Lolium rigidum isolate FL_2022 chromosome 3, APGP_CSIRO_Lrig_0.1, whole genome shotgun sequence genomic region, the following are encoded:
- the LOC124695371 gene encoding uncharacterized protein LOC124695371, which produces MTGSIPTLPSSPAFGERDDVDGLETWEDPIPRRSQFTVQDLCDAFVAASKAQFSRRPKQPSREERAKRIEERQRNILLTALKKYAKQNNIQPSELEFMEVKEMSLVVECPREYVHYNFLVKRGFSDGEPTMFFAEVEPDCKGEGDVYHCTPLEETDSGHCFACNHGAKDLMHPNAGGYLGGHKEKGSFHMELVLDSDDDVCYL; this is translated from the exons ATGACTGGGTCGATCCCGACATTACCATCCTCACCGGCCTTCGGCGAGCGTGACGATGTCGACGGATTGGAGACCTGGGAGGATCCCATCCCTCGACGATCACAGTTTACTGTTCAGGACCTCTGCGATGCTTTTGTTGCTGCCTCCAAAGCACAGTTCAGTAGAAGGCCCAAGCAGCCGTCCCGTGAGGAGCGGGCCAAGCGGATAGAGGAGCGTCAACGCAATATCTTGCTCACAGCGCTCAAaaagtacgccaagcaaaataatATACAG CCTAGCGAACTAGAGTTTATGGAAGTGAAAGAGATGAGCCTTGTTGTTGAATGCCCGAGAGAGTATGTTCACTACAACTTCCTAGTGAAAAGAGGCTTCTCGGATGGTGAACCCACTATGTTCTTTGCTGAGGTGGAACCGGATTGCAAGGGAGAGGGGGATGTTTATCACTGCACCCCTTTGGAAGAGACTGACTCTG GTCATTGTTTTGCTTGCAATCATGGAGCGAAGGACCTTATGCATCCCAATGCTGGTGGCTACTTGGGCGGGCACAAGGAGAAGGGTTCCTTCCACATGGAGTTGGTCCTGGATagtgatgatgatgtttgttatcTTTAA